One Mycobacterium marseillense DNA window includes the following coding sequences:
- a CDS encoding coniferyl-alcohol dehydrogenase, with protein sequence MGEIDELWRYDGRRAVVTGCASGIGEHVVRQLTELGAEVIGLDKRRPPLEVNEFHEVDLADPESIDGAVGSIRGRVDALFNVAGVSSGIGNPSLVATINFLGLRHLTEALIPKMIAGSSIVSVSSLAAVGYREHLREVAPLLDTASMREGIQWCAAHPDELGNGYQLSKEAIILYTMRSATPLGANGIRINCSGPGVTETPILDQLRTAYGQGFLDDIPKPLGRVSDPAEQAAVLLFLNSRAASYITGQIVWVDGGNVGAAIARGLEEGRAHGRLD encoded by the coding sequence TTGGGAGAGATCGACGAGCTGTGGCGCTACGACGGCCGCCGCGCGGTGGTGACCGGATGCGCCTCGGGTATCGGCGAACACGTGGTACGGCAGCTCACCGAGCTCGGCGCCGAGGTCATCGGCCTGGACAAGCGACGGCCGCCGTTAGAGGTCAACGAGTTTCATGAGGTCGACCTCGCAGACCCGGAGTCGATCGACGGCGCCGTAGGGTCCATCCGCGGGCGGGTCGACGCGCTGTTCAACGTCGCCGGCGTTTCGTCCGGGATCGGCAACCCGTCACTGGTTGCCACGATCAACTTCCTGGGTCTGCGGCATCTCACCGAGGCGCTCATCCCGAAGATGATCGCGGGGTCCTCCATCGTCAGCGTGTCCTCGCTCGCGGCGGTCGGCTACCGGGAACATCTGCGCGAGGTGGCGCCGTTGCTCGACACCGCGTCCATGCGGGAGGGCATCCAGTGGTGTGCCGCCCATCCCGACGAGTTGGGCAATGGCTATCAGCTCTCCAAGGAAGCGATCATCCTCTACACGATGCGCAGTGCCACTCCGTTGGGCGCCAACGGCATCCGTATCAACTGCTCCGGCCCCGGGGTCACCGAGACCCCGATCCTCGATCAGCTGCGGACGGCCTACGGGCAGGGCTTCCTCGATGACATACCCAAGCCCCTGGGACGCGTTTCCGACCCCGCTGAGCAGGCTGCGGTGTTGCTCTTCTTGAATAGTCGTGCAGCCAGCTACATCACGGGACAGATTGTCTGGGTCGACGGTGGAAACGTCGGTGCCGCGATCGCCCGTGGACTCGAGGAAGGACGGGCGCATGGCCGACTTGACTGA
- a CDS encoding cyclase family protein — translation MADLTDFRRVARDVSNWGRWGDDDELGTLNFITAEKIAQAASLARHGRVFPLGVDFGASGPQGAFEYRHNPVHIMTIDGGDAKTLAQYGPGWASNPIAQQLSSYMGDDNPFRFNDDLIIMPLQAASQWDALSHVYYDEQLYNGFRADSVTSMGAVHCGIDKVDGKGITSRGVLLDLVRHRKAEVFLEQGNPITPEELDDVARAQGVRIERGDIVLIRTGWWTRFAQTGNKTEPFSGLDWSCAAWLHDHEVAAVAADNLQVEDLVSGVEGVFLPLHLLCLRDMGMMFGEYWDLTALAEDCAADGVYEFQLIAPPLRVVGAVGSPVNPIAIK, via the coding sequence ATGGCCGACTTGACTGATTTTCGGCGGGTCGCGCGTGACGTCTCCAATTGGGGCCGCTGGGGTGACGACGACGAGCTCGGCACGCTGAACTTCATCACCGCGGAAAAGATCGCCCAGGCCGCAAGCCTGGCGCGGCACGGCAGGGTCTTTCCGCTCGGCGTGGACTTCGGGGCGTCGGGCCCGCAGGGCGCCTTCGAATACCGGCACAACCCCGTCCACATCATGACCATCGATGGCGGCGACGCGAAGACATTGGCCCAGTACGGCCCGGGCTGGGCGAGCAACCCAATAGCCCAACAGCTCAGCAGTTACATGGGCGACGACAATCCATTCCGCTTCAACGACGACTTGATCATCATGCCGTTGCAGGCGGCAAGTCAGTGGGACGCGCTGTCGCACGTGTACTACGACGAGCAGCTCTACAACGGCTTCCGAGCGGATTCGGTGACCAGCATGGGCGCCGTGCATTGCGGAATCGACAAAGTCGACGGCAAGGGCATTACCTCGCGAGGCGTGCTGCTGGACCTGGTCCGCCACCGGAAGGCGGAAGTCTTTCTCGAGCAGGGGAATCCGATCACACCCGAAGAATTGGACGACGTTGCACGCGCGCAGGGCGTGCGGATCGAACGCGGTGACATCGTGCTGATCCGGACCGGCTGGTGGACGAGGTTCGCGCAGACCGGGAACAAGACCGAACCCTTCTCCGGACTGGACTGGAGCTGCGCCGCGTGGCTGCACGACCACGAGGTCGCCGCCGTCGCTGCCGACAACCTGCAGGTTGAGGACCTGGTCTCGGGAGTAGAGGGCGTGTTCCTGCCTCTGCATCTGCTCTGCCTGCGGGACATGGGAATGATGTTCGGCGAGTACTGGGATCTCACCGCGCTGGCCGAGGACTGCGCCGCCGATGGCGTCTACGAATTCCAGCTCATCGCGCCGCCGCTGAGAGTCGTTGGGGCAGTGGGATCCCCGGTCAACCCGATAGCGATCAAATGA
- a CDS encoding SDR family NAD(P)-dependent oxidoreductase gives MELMDHTAVITGGTAGIGLESARLFVSEGATVIISGRDAARGAHALEVIGPKARFIQTDMADIDSVNSLVQQCGEVDIIVNNAGSFPSALTVEQGMSSFETMFDTNVRGAYFLVAGLVPGMLNRGRGSIVNITTMAAFKGIPGASGYSASKAAVESLTRTWAAEFGAAGVRVNSVAPGPTRTPGVAAEWGDVNEELGRALPLGRTAFPSEIAEAVLFLSSPRSSFVTGSTLHVDGGGAAV, from the coding sequence ATGGAGCTGATGGACCACACCGCGGTGATCACGGGCGGCACGGCGGGCATTGGACTGGAATCCGCCCGGCTGTTCGTCAGCGAAGGCGCCACCGTCATCATCTCGGGCCGCGACGCGGCCAGGGGCGCGCACGCGTTGGAGGTCATCGGGCCGAAGGCGCGGTTCATCCAGACCGACATGGCCGATATCGACTCGGTGAATTCGCTTGTGCAACAGTGTGGTGAGGTCGACATCATCGTCAACAACGCCGGCAGTTTTCCGTCGGCATTGACGGTGGAGCAGGGGATGTCGTCGTTCGAGACGATGTTCGACACCAACGTACGCGGCGCGTACTTCCTGGTTGCCGGACTGGTCCCGGGGATGCTCAACCGGGGCCGCGGCAGCATCGTCAACATCACCACCATGGCCGCCTTCAAGGGAATTCCCGGCGCGTCCGGCTACAGCGCCTCCAAGGCCGCGGTGGAATCGCTCACCCGCACCTGGGCCGCCGAATTCGGGGCGGCCGGGGTACGGGTGAACAGCGTCGCGCCGGGGCCCACCCGCACGCCCGGGGTGGCGGCGGAATGGGGTGACGTCAACGAGGAGCTCGGGCGGGCCCTGCCGCTGGGGCGCACCGCCTTCCCGTCCGAGATCGCCGAAGCGGTCCTGTTCCTGAGTTCCCCCCGCTCCAGCTTCGTCACCGGCTCGACCCTGCACGTCGACGGCGGCGGCGCCGCCGTGTGA
- a CDS encoding LLM class flavin-dependent oxidoreductase — MKISLFYEFALPRPWAPDDEHIMMQDCLDEVEAADKAGFSTVWLTEHHFLEEYCHSTAPEIFLAAASQRTKNIRLGFGIMHLPPVVNHPARVAERIATLDLLSNGRVEFGTGESSSVGELGGFNIDPADKRAQWEEALEVSIRCMIEEPFTGFNGEHVQMPARNVVPKPLQKPHPPVWVACTRPASVQMAAQKAIGALSFAYTGPGPLTERVNGYYKEFEENGVPVTPRINPNILAIGGDLSMMVAKTDEQALQRLGQGGGFFSFGIMHYYMTGVHTPGRTGVWQRYLEEVEKDPTLAYGPGRGAIGSPATVREFLRGYEESGVDEIILLLNPRSHEGTMESIELMGKEVLPEFIERDAKAVAEKAKRLEPVIEKVEARRPKSTAPQFDEDYSFGGLPTGRGGKFTASEIPEAMAEINEGRVQAAQRAKDQQK, encoded by the coding sequence ATGAAAATCTCGCTGTTCTACGAATTCGCCCTGCCGCGGCCCTGGGCGCCCGACGACGAGCACATCATGATGCAGGACTGCCTCGACGAGGTTGAGGCCGCCGACAAGGCGGGCTTCTCCACCGTGTGGCTGACCGAGCATCACTTCCTCGAGGAGTACTGCCATTCGACGGCGCCGGAGATCTTCCTGGCCGCGGCCAGCCAGCGCACCAAGAACATTCGCCTCGGCTTCGGCATCATGCACCTGCCGCCCGTGGTCAATCACCCCGCCCGCGTCGCCGAACGCATCGCCACGCTCGACCTGCTCTCCAACGGCCGCGTCGAGTTCGGCACCGGCGAATCGTCGTCGGTCGGTGAGCTCGGCGGATTCAACATCGACCCCGCCGACAAGCGGGCCCAGTGGGAGGAGGCCCTCGAGGTCTCGATCCGCTGCATGATCGAGGAGCCGTTCACCGGTTTCAACGGCGAGCACGTCCAGATGCCGGCCCGCAACGTCGTGCCCAAGCCGCTGCAAAAGCCGCATCCGCCGGTCTGGGTCGCCTGCACACGGCCTGCCAGCGTGCAGATGGCGGCCCAAAAGGCCATCGGCGCTTTGAGTTTCGCCTACACCGGCCCCGGGCCGCTGACCGAGCGAGTCAATGGCTACTACAAGGAATTCGAAGAGAACGGCGTCCCCGTGACTCCGCGCATCAACCCGAACATCCTCGCGATCGGCGGCGACCTGTCGATGATGGTGGCCAAGACCGACGAGCAGGCGCTGCAGCGACTCGGTCAGGGCGGCGGGTTCTTCTCGTTCGGCATCATGCACTACTACATGACCGGAGTGCACACGCCCGGGCGGACCGGAGTGTGGCAGCGGTATCTCGAAGAGGTCGAAAAGGATCCGACGCTGGCCTACGGGCCGGGCCGGGGCGCAATCGGGTCGCCCGCCACGGTGCGCGAATTCCTGCGCGGCTACGAAGAGAGCGGCGTCGACGAGATCATCCTGCTGCTCAACCCGCGCAGCCACGAGGGCACCATGGAATCCATCGAGCTGATGGGCAAAGAGGTGCTCCCCGAATTCATCGAGCGCGACGCGAAAGCCGTGGCGGAAAAGGCGAAGCGGCTCGAGCCTGTCATCGAGAAGGTGGAGGCGCGCCGGCCGAAATCGACCGCACCACAGTTCGATGAGGATTACTCGTTTGGTGGACTGCCCACCGGCCGCGGCGGTAAGTTCACCGCCAGCGAGATCCCCGAAGCCATGGCGGAGATCAACGAAGGCCGTGTGCAGGCGGCGCAACGGGCGAAGGACCAGCAGAAGTAG
- a CDS encoding SDR family oxidoreductase, producing the protein MKVLVIGGSGLIGSQVVTILTEQGHEAVPASPSTGVNTVTGEGVAEAVAGVHAVVDVSNSPSWADDDVLNFFTTSTRNLLEAERAAGVQHHVALSIVGADRAAESGYMRAKIAQEKVVVESGAPYTIVRATQFFEFVEGIADSMTDGDTVRAPHGAFQPIAAADVAAAVAHAAIGEPANGVVNIAGPEKQGMDDFIRTRFAATGDARQVVTDPDAQYYGVVLDERMIVPIEGEEVTLYPTRFGDWLAAQVPSNTK; encoded by the coding sequence ATGAAGGTTTTGGTAATCGGTGGCAGCGGGCTGATCGGATCGCAGGTGGTCACCATCCTCACCGAGCAGGGGCACGAAGCGGTCCCGGCGTCGCCGAGCACCGGCGTCAACACCGTGACCGGTGAAGGGGTGGCCGAGGCCGTCGCCGGTGTCCACGCGGTGGTGGACGTTTCCAATTCGCCGTCGTGGGCCGATGACGATGTGCTGAACTTCTTCACCACGTCCACCCGCAACCTTCTCGAGGCGGAGCGGGCCGCGGGCGTGCAGCATCACGTCGCGCTCTCGATCGTGGGCGCCGACCGCGCGGCCGAAAGTGGTTACATGCGGGCCAAGATCGCCCAGGAAAAGGTGGTCGTGGAATCCGGAGCTCCCTACACGATCGTGCGGGCTACCCAGTTCTTCGAATTCGTTGAGGGCATTGCCGATTCGATGACCGATGGTGACACGGTCCGCGCGCCGCATGGGGCGTTCCAGCCGATCGCCGCCGCGGATGTGGCCGCGGCCGTCGCGCACGCCGCAATCGGTGAGCCGGCCAACGGGGTGGTCAACATCGCCGGACCCGAAAAGCAGGGCATGGACGACTTCATCCGCACCCGCTTCGCCGCGACCGGCGATGCCCGCCAGGTGGTGACCGACCCCGACGCGCAGTATTACGGCGTGGTGCTCGACGAGCGCATGATCGTTCCCATCGAGGGCGAAGAAGTCACCCTCTACCCCACCCGGTTCGGCGATTGGCTGGCTGCACAGGTGCCCAGCAACACCAAGTAA
- a CDS encoding alpha/beta fold hydrolase — MTDFQRKTMSVDGLCTAYLEAGEGDPVVLLHGGEFGASAELGWERTISALAERYRVLAPDMLGYGSSAKVVDFVDGRGMRIRHVARFCESLGVHSAHFVGNSMGAINLLTDSTSETPLLPIRSLVIICGGGEIQQNLHFEALQNYDASLPAMRRIVEALFSDPAYAADEEYVRRRHESSTAPGAWEAIAAARFRRPGATPSSAPSSARAYERIGVPTLVIEGGDDKLLPSGWAAQIAKQIDGARSAVVDNAGHCPQIEQPSTVNQLLTEFLAVV, encoded by the coding sequence ATGACGGACTTTCAGCGTAAAACCATGTCGGTGGACGGCCTTTGCACCGCCTACCTGGAGGCGGGCGAGGGCGACCCCGTGGTGCTCCTGCACGGCGGTGAGTTCGGCGCGAGCGCCGAACTCGGCTGGGAACGCACTATTTCCGCGCTCGCCGAACGCTATCGGGTGCTTGCCCCCGATATGCTGGGATACGGAAGTTCGGCCAAGGTGGTCGACTTCGTCGACGGCCGTGGCATGCGCATCCGGCACGTCGCACGGTTCTGCGAATCGCTCGGTGTTCACTCGGCGCACTTTGTCGGCAATTCGATGGGGGCCATCAATCTGCTGACCGACAGCACGTCGGAGACGCCGCTGCTGCCGATCCGTAGCCTGGTGATCATCTGCGGAGGCGGCGAGATCCAGCAGAACCTGCATTTCGAGGCGCTGCAGAACTATGACGCCTCGTTGCCGGCCATGCGCCGCATCGTCGAAGCGCTGTTCTCCGATCCCGCCTACGCCGCCGACGAGGAATATGTGCGGCGCCGCCACGAGTCGAGCACCGCGCCGGGGGCGTGGGAGGCCATCGCCGCGGCCCGGTTTCGCCGCCCCGGAGCCACGCCGTCGTCGGCCCCGTCCAGCGCACGGGCTTACGAACGCATCGGCGTGCCAACGCTTGTCATCGAGGGCGGCGACGACAAGCTCCTGCCCAGCGGCTGGGCGGCCCAGATCGCCAAGCAGATCGACGGAGCCCGTTCGGCGGTGGTCGACAACGCCGGGCACTGCCCGCAGATTGAGCAACCGTCGACCGTCAACCAGTTGCTGACGGAATTTCTGGCCGTCGTCTGA
- a CDS encoding multicopper oxidase family protein — protein sequence MPGQPPSDIPFDTTRLTRRGFLAAGIAGGLTLTACSQTKPEPSGSARMAAAIDAAEAARPHSGRTVTASLTPQQVQIDLGGPVVRTLAFGNSIPGSVIRASIGDEVVVTVKNRLDHPTSVHWHGIALRNDMDGAEPATPNIAPGHDFTYRFSVPDSGTYWAHPHTGLDEDTGLYLPVIVDDPTEGNYDAEWIVVLDDWTDGAGKSPQQLYSELSNPNKSPMPTTSETSTTETTTETSTSETTSTSPATSTSPAPGGPGPSAGSAGSSDLLGGDAGEIAYPHYLINGRIFTSPVTFNAKPGQRIRIRFINAASDTTFRVALAGHSMTVTHTDGYAVVPAQVDALLIGMAERYDVTVTAADGVFPLVAVAEGKGALARALLSTGAGSAPDPQLQPGELTKRVGTVEMFTATTPVNLGRPDPNINLPVVLGGNMMQYNWTINGQPYGKTSPLRVQQGQRPTITFDNTTTMYHPIHLHGHTFQVIKPDGSPGARKDTVIVLPKQKLAAVLVADNPGTWLMHCHNTYHQVAGMATRLDYVF from the coding sequence TTGCCCGGGCAACCCCCCAGCGACATCCCCTTCGACACAACGCGGCTCACGAGGCGCGGTTTCCTGGCCGCGGGCATCGCCGGCGGATTGACGCTGACAGCGTGCAGCCAAACCAAGCCCGAGCCGTCGGGCAGCGCCCGGATGGCCGCCGCCATCGATGCGGCCGAGGCCGCCCGACCGCACAGCGGCCGGACCGTCACCGCCAGCCTGACGCCCCAGCAGGTCCAGATCGACCTGGGCGGACCGGTCGTGCGCACGCTGGCCTTCGGCAACTCCATCCCCGGATCGGTGATCCGCGCCAGCATCGGTGACGAAGTCGTGGTGACGGTGAAAAACCGGCTCGATCATCCGACGTCGGTGCATTGGCACGGGATCGCCCTGCGCAACGACATGGACGGCGCCGAGCCCGCCACACCCAACATCGCGCCCGGCCATGACTTCACCTACCGTTTCTCCGTGCCCGACTCGGGCACGTACTGGGCACATCCGCACACCGGCCTGGACGAGGACACCGGGCTGTACCTTCCGGTCATCGTGGATGACCCGACCGAGGGCAACTACGACGCCGAATGGATTGTCGTCCTTGATGATTGGACCGACGGCGCCGGGAAGAGCCCCCAGCAGCTCTACAGCGAACTGAGCAACCCGAACAAATCGCCCATGCCCACCACGTCCGAGACGAGCACAACCGAGACGACGACGGAAACCAGCACGTCCGAGACGACGTCGACCAGCCCGGCGACGTCGACGAGTCCGGCGCCCGGCGGTCCCGGACCGTCCGCGGGAAGTGCCGGCAGCAGCGACCTTCTCGGTGGCGACGCCGGAGAAATCGCCTATCCCCACTACCTGATCAACGGCCGAATTTTCACCTCCCCGGTGACGTTCAATGCGAAGCCCGGTCAACGGATACGGATTCGGTTCATCAACGCCGCCTCCGACACCACGTTCCGGGTCGCGCTGGCCGGCCATTCGATGACGGTGACACACACCGACGGCTACGCCGTGGTGCCCGCTCAGGTCGACGCCCTGCTCATCGGCATGGCCGAACGCTACGACGTCACCGTGACCGCCGCGGACGGCGTCTTCCCGCTGGTCGCCGTCGCGGAGGGCAAAGGCGCTCTGGCGCGGGCATTGCTGTCCACGGGCGCGGGCAGCGCGCCCGACCCGCAATTGCAGCCGGGCGAACTCACCAAACGCGTGGGCACCGTTGAAATGTTCACCGCCACAACGCCGGTCAACCTGGGCCGCCCCGACCCCAACATCAACCTTCCGGTCGTGCTGGGCGGCAACATGATGCAGTACAACTGGACGATCAACGGGCAGCCCTACGGAAAGACGAGCCCGCTGCGCGTGCAACAAGGCCAGCGTCCCACCATCACCTTCGACAACACCACGACGATGTATCACCCGATTCACCTGCACGGGCACACGTTCCAGGTGATCAAGCCCGACGGAAGCCCGGGCGCCCGCAAGGACACCGTCATCGTGCTGCCCAAGCAGAAGCTCGCCGCTGTTCTCGTTGCCGACAACCCCGGCACGTGGCTGATGCACTGCCACAACACCTATCACCAGGTCGCGGGGATGGCGACTCGGCTGGACTACGTCTTCTGA